A stretch of the Malus sylvestris chromosome 10, drMalSylv7.2, whole genome shotgun sequence genome encodes the following:
- the LOC126586732 gene encoding uncharacterized protein LOC126586732, protein MASLHPSELDSAATDSVASTPRSDHPSHDLNSRVRFMCSFGGKILPRPHDNQLRYVGGDTRIVAVHRTTSFSALLSKLSKLSGLSNVTVKYQLPNEDLDSLISVTTDEDVDNMMEEYDRIAQNQNPKSARLRLFLFPKGGDDSINSRSSSISSLLDGSAKREHWFLDALNSGASNSAMLERGRSEASSIVSEVPDYLFGLDNSDDTHSRCGDFKPKARPVLNDNVSVSDPGSPAPITSSPFCSTSSVPSVPSMPSLPPVKTRPDSNKVMETKENQSEVFTETVELPVSQATGFAGNPGVQYMPDPNYQGHMVRSLPVYYYPGQVPPTNVQVQPVPIRSQYVHQQYHQVASQIPVGYHNPIPGMGQVYGGGLRPVVAMDPYDVSARVVSDGGSQQQQLQQQVYYGVRNGAVLSPYNPGMVVQSGEEWQGPGPDKNTGRAPNSSS, encoded by the exons ATGGCGTCACTCCACCCCTCTGAGTTGGACTCCGCCGCCACCGACTCGGTCGCGTCGACCCCGCGCTCGGACCACCCGTCCCACGATCTCAACTCACGTGTACGGTTCATGTGCAGCTTCGGCGGCAAGATCCTGCCGCGCCCGCACGACAATCAGCTTCGCTATGTGGGCGGCGATACCCGAATTGTCGCCGTTCATCGCACCACCTCTTTCTCCGCTCTTCTTTCGAAGCTCTCCAAACTCTCAG GGTTGAGTAACGTAACGGTGAAGTACCAGCTGCCGAACGAGGACCTGGACTCGTTGATTTCGGTCACCACGGACGAGGACGTTGACAACATGATGGAGGAGTACGACCGCATCGCACagaatcaaaacccaaaatcgGCGCGGCTCCGCCTCTTTCTCTTCCCCAAAGGCGGCGACGACTCGATTAACTCGCGATCCTCCAGCATCAGCTCGCTCCTCGACGGCTCCGCCAAGCGCGAGCACTGGTTCCTCGACGCGCTCAACAGTGGTGCGTCGAATTCCGCTATGCTCGAGCGGGGCCGCTCCGAAGCTTCTTCGATCGTCTCCGAAGTGCCTGACTACTTATTCGGGTTGGACAACTCCGACGACACTCACTCTCGGTGCGGCGATTTCAAACCGAAGGCTCGACCCGTATTGAACGACAACGTGTCGGTTTCGGATCCGGGTTCACCTGCCCCGATCACTTCCTCGCCGTTCTGCTCGACGTCGTCTGTGCCATCCGTCCCGTCGATGCCGAGTCTTCCACCTGTGAAGACCCGACCCGATTCCAATAAAGTCATGGAGACGAAAGAGAATCAATCGGAGGTGTTTACCGAGACGGTTGAGTTGCCCGTGTCGCAAGCAACTGGGTTCGCAGGCAACCCTGGGGTGCAGTATATGCCGGATCCTAATTACCAGGGTCATATGGTCCGGTCATTACCCGTCTATTATTATCCGGGTCAGGTTCCACCCACAAACGTACAGGTCCAACCTGTTCCGATTCGGAGTCAGTATGTTCATCAGCAATACCACCAGGTAGCGAGTCAGATTCCAGTCGGGTACCATAACCCAATACCGGGTATGGGTCAAGTATATGGTGGCGGGTTGAGGCCAGTGGTGGCGATGGACCCGTATGACGTGTCAGCTCGGGTGGTTTCCGATGGAGGGAGCCAGCAACAGCAGCTGCAGCAGCAGGTGTACTATGGAGTGAGGAATGGTGCGGTGCTTTCGCCGTATAATCCAGGTATGGTGGTGCAATCGGGGGAGGAATGGCAAGGACCCGGACCCGATAAGAATACGGGTCGGGCTCCGAATTCATCATCTTGA